One window from the genome of Salvia miltiorrhiza cultivar Shanhuang (shh) chromosome 7, IMPLAD_Smil_shh, whole genome shotgun sequence encodes:
- the LOC130996149 gene encoding binding partner of ACD11 1 isoform X1, with protein MDHTETIKGELQPTSPSWTIDVSDIRTIKVSNVSLDVSERDIFELFTFSGNIQYIEMQRESETTQVAYVTFMDPQDAERAALLTGSKLADLYVSITLIKNYQLPPDAATLTSSPKSSAVKKAEDVVSTMLARGFVLGKDGLRRAKSLDEKHKLTVNALATVASLDRRIGLSEKLSMGTAAVNEKVREMDELLQVSDMTKSAYAAAEEKASSAGSAIMNNRYVLTGASWVTNAYIAVTKAAEDVGAMTMEKVEKAEEEKRETLRREGEAIYSQFINASRRDLSPALPITSAHASSNHF; from the exons ATGGATCATACCGAGACAATAAAAGGAGAATTGCAGCCAACTTCACCAAGCTGGACGATCGATGTTTCAGAT ATAAGGACTATTAAGGTGAGCAATGTCTCACTAGATGTGTCCGAACGAGATATATTTGAGTTGTTTACATTTTCTGGAAACATACAGTATATTGAGATGCAGAG GGAAAGTGAAACCACTCAGGTTGCTTATGTCACCTTCATGGATCCTCAGGATGCAGAGAGAGCTGCCCTTTTGACA GGATCCAAGTTAGCTGATCTCTATGTGTCGATAACTCTGATTAAGAATTATCAACTGCCTCCAGATGCTGCTACCTTGACATCA TCTCCCAAGTCAAGTGCTGTGAAGAAGGCTGAGGATGTGGTGAGCACCATGCTAGCTAGGGGGTTTGTCTTGGGAAAGGATGGCCTCAGAAGGGCAAAGTCGCTGGATGAGAAGCACAAACTGACAGTAAACGCGTTGGCTACCGTTGCTTCCCTTGATAGAAGAATTGGGCTGAGCGAGAAGCTAAGCATGGGCACAGCTGCAGTAAACGAGAAGGTGAGAGAAATGGATGAGCTGCTGCAAGTATCGGACATGACAAAGTCCGCCTACGCAGCTGCTGAGGAGAAGGCCAGCAGTGCAGGATCTGCCATCATGAACAATCGCTATGTCTTGACCGGAGCTTCATGGGTCACGAATGCATACATAGCTGTCACAAAGGCGGCCGAGGATGTAGGGGCCATGACAATGGAGAAAGTGGAGAAGGCCGAGGAGGAGAAGAGGGAGACCCTACGAAGAGAGGGGGAGGCAATATATTCCCAGTTCATCAATGCCAGTCGCCGCGACTTGTCTCCAGCCCTTCCTATCACTTCAGCTCATGCCAGTAGCAACCATTTCTGA
- the LOC130994148 gene encoding LOW QUALITY PROTEIN: cyclin-SDS (The sequence of the model RefSeq protein was modified relative to this genomic sequence to represent the inferred CDS: deleted 2 bases in 2 codons) — translation FDRVAVEAKTLPSAMKRKLTAKHVSEIEEQSLCFRRKQLRSQLSRRRRLHISPLVVFSGNESHFATVSEVSCDSSIASVSNLNPPETQDKCQRIVTRSYYRKNFKNASRNQDEAVELSDVSCVESCSGTNRDLNLKSSNVEELEVGVGVTKSEVSSASRFSFPANDATVKENESSAGTTQSEVVFEIPGVNEISCEEITASEAERDNSAKNGRVLLNSAARATKISESGDASEEIRPPNLVAFDFDLACSEQFSSGGVTNGGEEVYDEEEHNSSSSGIFFMVSDSEFSSDYTPSIWSSYSGSQFSERSYGDESSSPTFELFGQFKQQFCRSTSSFKDYDDRNSDEINGLGLEDEEDEESFKMMRMRERRREYVHDYAEEYCNDTAYGDLVIQQRLQMVHWIVEQATKTELQQETMFLGVNLLDRFLCKGYFKSVRNLQIAGIACLTLATRLEENQPYNCVRKKSFYVGSTIYTRCEVVAMEWLVQEILNFKCFLPTVYNFLWFYLKAAKANENVGKTAKYLAVLTLMGHQQLCYWPSTVAAGLVIIASIAADQDASCHLVTKIHARHNDKDLPECIKSMEWLVKYL, via the exons TTCGATCGCGTCGCTGTTGAGGCGAAAACTCTTCCTTCAGCGATGAAGCGCAAGCTCACTGCTAAACATGTTTCAGAAATCGAAGAGCAATCGCTCTGTTTCAGGCGGAAGCAGCTCCGATCGCAGCTCAGTCGCCGGCGGCGGCTTCACATCTCACCTCTCGTTGTGTTTTCCGGAAACGAGTCACATTTTGCAACAGTGAGTGAGGTCTCGTGTGACTCTAGCATCGCCTCGGTGAGCAATCTGAATCCGCCGGAAACTCAGGACAAGTGTCAGAGAATTGTTACTAGATCATATTATAGGAAGAATTTTAAGAATGCGAGCAGAAATCAAGATGAAGCGGTGGAGTTATCGGATGTTTCATGCGTGGAATCGTGTTCGGGAACGAACAGAGACTTGAATTTGAAGAGTTCGAATGTGGAAGAACTAGAAGTTGGAGTCGGGGTCACCAAATCTGAAGTTTCTAGCGCTTCGCGGTTTTCGTTTCCCGCGAACGACGCGACGGTGAAGGAGAATGAGAGCTCTGCCGGAACTACTCAAAGCGAGGTCGTGTTTGAAATTCCTGGCGTTAACGAGATTTCCTGCGAAGAAATTACAGCTTCCGAAGCTGAAAGGGATAATTCAGCTAAAAACGGTCGCGTATTACTCAATTCCGCAGCGAGAGCAACCAAAATCAGTGAAAGTGGAGACGCGTCTGAAGAAATCCGACCTCCAAACCTCGTCGCATTCGACTTCGATTTAGCTTGCTCGGAGCAGTTCTCCAGCGGCGGCGTTACTAATGGTGGTGAAGAAGTATATGATGAAGAGGAGCATAACTCCTCGTCGTCGGGAATTTTTTTTATGGTTTCGGATTCTGAATTCAGTTCCGACTATACGCCATCAATATGGAGTTCCTAC TCCGGAAGTCAATTTTCCGAGAGGTCGTACGGAGATGAGAGTTCTTCGCCTACGTTTGAGTTATTCGGGCAATTTAAACAGCAGTTCTGCAGATCGACCTCTTCCTTTAAAGACTATGATGATCGTAATTCGGATGAAATCAAT GGATTGGGgctagaagatgaagaagatgaagagagCTTCAAGATGATGAGGATGAGAGAGAGGAGGCGAGAATATGTGCATGATTATGCAGAAGAATACTGTAATGATACTGCCTACGGAGACCTAGTCATTCAGCAG CGATTGCAAATGGTCCACTGGATTGTCGAG CAAGCTACCAAGACTGAGCTTCAGCAGGAAACCATGTTTCTAGGAGTTAACCTTCTCGACAGATTTCTTTGTAAGGGATACTTCAAAAGCGTGAGAAATCTTCAGATTGCTGGCATTGCGTGCCTCACTCTAGCCACCAGACTTGAAGAAAATCAACCCTACAACTG TGTCCGGAAGAAGTCGTTTTACGTCGGTAGCACTATATATACCCGGTGTGAAGTGGTGGCTATGGAGTGGCTAGTGCAGGAAATCCTCAACTTCAAATGCTTCCTTCCCACCGTGTACAACTTCCTCTG GTTCTACCTTAAAGCTGCAAAAGCTAACGAGAACGTAGGGAAGACAGCCAAATACCTAGCAGTACTCACACTGATGGGCCACCAGCAGCTCTGCTATTGGCCATCAACTGTGGCAGCTGGACTCGTTATTATTGCTTCAATTGCCGCGGATCAAGATGCTTCCTGCCACCTAGTCACAAAG ATTCATGCAAGACACAATGATAAAGATTTACCAGAATGCATTAAG AGTATGGAATGGTTGGTGAAGTACCTGTAG
- the LOC130996149 gene encoding binding partner of ACD11 1 isoform X2 has translation MDHTETIKGELQPTSPSWTIDVSDIRTIKVSNVSLDVSERDIFELFTFSGNIQYIEMQRESETTQVAYVTFMDPQDAERAALLTSPKSSAVKKAEDVVSTMLARGFVLGKDGLRRAKSLDEKHKLTVNALATVASLDRRIGLSEKLSMGTAAVNEKVREMDELLQVSDMTKSAYAAAEEKASSAGSAIMNNRYVLTGASWVTNAYIAVTKAAEDVGAMTMEKVEKAEEEKRETLRREGEAIYSQFINASRRDLSPALPITSAHASSNHF, from the exons ATGGATCATACCGAGACAATAAAAGGAGAATTGCAGCCAACTTCACCAAGCTGGACGATCGATGTTTCAGAT ATAAGGACTATTAAGGTGAGCAATGTCTCACTAGATGTGTCCGAACGAGATATATTTGAGTTGTTTACATTTTCTGGAAACATACAGTATATTGAGATGCAGAG GGAAAGTGAAACCACTCAGGTTGCTTATGTCACCTTCATGGATCCTCAGGATGCAGAGAGAGCTGCCCTTTTGACA TCTCCCAAGTCAAGTGCTGTGAAGAAGGCTGAGGATGTGGTGAGCACCATGCTAGCTAGGGGGTTTGTCTTGGGAAAGGATGGCCTCAGAAGGGCAAAGTCGCTGGATGAGAAGCACAAACTGACAGTAAACGCGTTGGCTACCGTTGCTTCCCTTGATAGAAGAATTGGGCTGAGCGAGAAGCTAAGCATGGGCACAGCTGCAGTAAACGAGAAGGTGAGAGAAATGGATGAGCTGCTGCAAGTATCGGACATGACAAAGTCCGCCTACGCAGCTGCTGAGGAGAAGGCCAGCAGTGCAGGATCTGCCATCATGAACAATCGCTATGTCTTGACCGGAGCTTCATGGGTCACGAATGCATACATAGCTGTCACAAAGGCGGCCGAGGATGTAGGGGCCATGACAATGGAGAAAGTGGAGAAGGCCGAGGAGGAGAAGAGGGAGACCCTACGAAGAGAGGGGGAGGCAATATATTCCCAGTTCATCAATGCCAGTCGCCGCGACTTGTCTCCAGCCCTTCCTATCACTTCAGCTCATGCCAGTAGCAACCATTTCTGA
- the LOC130996149 gene encoding binding partner of ACD11 1 isoform X3, with protein MQRESETTQVAYVTFMDPQDAERAALLTGSKLADLYVSITLIKNYQLPPDAATLTSSPKSSAVKKAEDVVSTMLARGFVLGKDGLRRAKSLDEKHKLTVNALATVASLDRRIGLSEKLSMGTAAVNEKVREMDELLQVSDMTKSAYAAAEEKASSAGSAIMNNRYVLTGASWVTNAYIAVTKAAEDVGAMTMEKVEKAEEEKRETLRREGEAIYSQFINASRRDLSPALPITSAHASSNHF; from the exons ATGCAGAG GGAAAGTGAAACCACTCAGGTTGCTTATGTCACCTTCATGGATCCTCAGGATGCAGAGAGAGCTGCCCTTTTGACA GGATCCAAGTTAGCTGATCTCTATGTGTCGATAACTCTGATTAAGAATTATCAACTGCCTCCAGATGCTGCTACCTTGACATCA TCTCCCAAGTCAAGTGCTGTGAAGAAGGCTGAGGATGTGGTGAGCACCATGCTAGCTAGGGGGTTTGTCTTGGGAAAGGATGGCCTCAGAAGGGCAAAGTCGCTGGATGAGAAGCACAAACTGACAGTAAACGCGTTGGCTACCGTTGCTTCCCTTGATAGAAGAATTGGGCTGAGCGAGAAGCTAAGCATGGGCACAGCTGCAGTAAACGAGAAGGTGAGAGAAATGGATGAGCTGCTGCAAGTATCGGACATGACAAAGTCCGCCTACGCAGCTGCTGAGGAGAAGGCCAGCAGTGCAGGATCTGCCATCATGAACAATCGCTATGTCTTGACCGGAGCTTCATGGGTCACGAATGCATACATAGCTGTCACAAAGGCGGCCGAGGATGTAGGGGCCATGACAATGGAGAAAGTGGAGAAGGCCGAGGAGGAGAAGAGGGAGACCCTACGAAGAGAGGGGGAGGCAATATATTCCCAGTTCATCAATGCCAGTCGCCGCGACTTGTCTCCAGCCCTTCCTATCACTTCAGCTCATGCCAGTAGCAACCATTTCTGA